DNA from Actinoplanes sp. SE50/110:
CCTGCTGCTCTACGCGGCCTACTGGGCGGTGCTGCCGCAGGAGGCCCGCCTCGACGAGAAACCGGCCCGCCGCGACCTGGGCGCGCTGCTCCCGTTCGCCGCGATCGGGCTGGGCGTGGTGCTGCTGCAGACCCTGGTCTTCGGCGACCAGGTGGGCACCACGGTGGGCTGGATGATCGCGGTGGTCGCGGTCGGCGCCGGGGTGATCTGGCACCAGTCCGACCCGAGCCGCCGCGAGCAGTGGGCCGACGCGAACGCGCCGTCCGGCTGGATGGCGGCGATCATCGGCGAGACGGACCGGCGCTCGTTCATGCTGCGCTTCGTCGGCGGCGGGGTGCTGGTCGCGGTCGGCGTGATCGGCGTGGTCGCGATCTACTCGCCGGCCGACTCGCTCTCCTCGGTCTTCAACGGCATGATCTTCGCGCTGGTCGGCCTGCTCGGCGTCGGCGTGGTGGTCGCCCCGCTGGTCTGGCGCACGTTCGGCCAGCTGCGCGCCGAGCGCGAGGGCCGGATCCGCGAGCAGGAGCGGGCCGAGGTGGCCGCGATGATCCACGACCAGGTGCTGCACACGCTGGCCCTGATCCAGCGCAACTCGGCGGACATCAAGGAGGTCCAGCGGCTGGCCCGGGGTCAGGAGCGCAGCCTGCGCAACTGGCTCTACAAGCCGACCGCCTCGCCGACCGAGCGGTTCTCCGCGGCGCTGGAGCAGGCCGCCGCCGAGGTGGAGGACACCTACGCGATCAGCGTCGAGACCGTGGTGGTCGGCGACACCCAGTGCGACGAGAAGGTGGCGGCCCTGGTCGCCGCGGCCCGTGAGGCGCTGGTCAACGCGGCCCGGCACGCCGGGGTGCAGACGGTGTCGCTCTA
Protein-coding regions in this window:
- a CDS encoding ATP-binding protein, translated to MTATAAPPPIRRLYRPREHRIVAGVAAGLARHLGVPVLAVRISLVVLLGFNALGLLLYAAYWAVLPQEARLDEKPARRDLGALLPFAAIGLGVVLLQTLVFGDQVGTTVGWMIAVVAVGAGVIWHQSDPSRREQWADANAPSGWMAAIIGETDRRSFMLRFVGGGVLVAVGVIGVVAIYSPADSLSSVFNGMIFALVGLLGVGVVVAPLVWRTFGQLRAEREGRIREQERAEVAAMIHDQVLHTLALIQRNSADIKEVQRLARGQERSLRNWLYKPTASPTERFSAALEQAAAEVEDTYAISVETVVVGDTQCDEKVAALVAAAREALVNAARHAGVQTVSLYAEVEPDELSVFVRDRGAGFDLGGVAETRHGVRGSIIGRMQRHGGRAEIRSAPGNGTEVRLTLPVSRESVTAGKESSR